The following are encoded together in the Trichomycterus rosablanca isolate fTriRos1 chromosome 19, fTriRos1.hap1, whole genome shotgun sequence genome:
- the LOC134333752 gene encoding transmembrane and death domain protein 1-like, giving the protein MMQISVLFLISFFLNPSLSEDAVDENMGTHQLMRLVDLLTVHECEELLLTLSHPEENIFNQLDRLSEEKNVLRLPSRRQRDLDKDFHCRPALIDWLQSFGKQTYLNRLSRALQQIRRTDIAIEVGKNINQDKALSMQRYVEEYHERINKMQSNLPQTQAEAEHHEEMPCCSEKQERSLTLEDLDLVVKRNPVPPYQHCMLDAAKPLIYGLILGFGSALLVGMSLLVIVPHLYLCGFSRKFNFKSQHQLQNIQCYSSTLSERILLKQEH; this is encoded by the exons ATGATGCAAATCTCTGTACTTTTCCTAATTTCTTTCTTCCTCAACCCCAGTCTCAGTGAAGATGCAG TGGACGAGAACATGGGGACACATCAGCTAATGCGACTGGTGGATCTGCTGACAGTGCATGAGTGTGAAGAGCTTCTCTTGACCCTGTCTCACCCAGAGGAGAACATTTTTAACCAGCTTGACCGCCTGTCTGAGGAGAAGAACGTACTGAGACTGCCTTCCCGCAGACAGAGGGATCTAG ATAAAGACTTCCACTGCCGTCCAGCTCTGATAGACTGGCTCCAAAGTTTTGGCAAGCAGACCTACCTCAACAGACTGTCTCGTGCTCTGCAACAGATCAGAAGGACTGACATTGCCATAG AGGTGGGAAAGAACATTAACCAGGACAAGGCTCTGAGCATGCAGCGGTATGTTGAGGAATATCATGAGCGAATAAACAAAATGCAGTCTAATCTCCCACAAACCCAAGCTGAGGCAGAGCATCACGAAGAAATGCCATGTTGTTCTGAAAAACAAG AAAGAAGCCTGACTTTGGAGGATCTGGATTTAGTAGTGAAAAGGAATCCAGTGCCACCCTATCAGCATTGCATGCTGGATGCCGCAAAGCCTTTGATCTATGGGCTAATTCTTGGATTTGGTAGTGCGCTGCTTGTAGGCATGTCTTTACTGGTTATTGTACCACATCTATACCTTTGTGGCTTTTCCCGTAAATTCAACTTTAAATCCCAGCACCAACTGCAAAACATACAATGCTATTCCTCCACCTTATCAGAAAGGATTCTGTTGAAACAGGAGCATTAA